One segment of Ziziphus jujuba cultivar Dongzao chromosome 12, ASM3175591v1 DNA contains the following:
- the LOC112489253 gene encoding uncharacterized protein LOC112489253 isoform X1: protein MSKEARVRIWNLTQDHSFLMMSVKNNMEVMLFYHVTNMEVPQTGKDKKKARPVTKDRLINKMFPRGDSVIIVVRNPFEIDIIAVKPFFLQLTILPVS, encoded by the exons ATGAG CAAGGAGGCAAGAGTGAGGATTTGGAATTTAACGCAGGACCACTCGTTCTTGATGATGAGTGTCAAAAACAACATGGAGGTAATGCTCTTTTATCATGTCACAAACATGGAG GTGCCACAAACTGGGAAAGACAAGAAAAAAGCCCGTCCTGTTACCAAAGACAGATTAATCAATAAGATGTTCCCCCGTGGAGATTCTGTAATCATTGTGGTCAGAAATCCTTTTGAGATAGACATAATAGCTGTGAAACCCTTTTTCCTACAACTTA
- the LOC112489253 gene encoding uncharacterized protein LOC112489253 isoform X2, producing the protein MSKEARVRIWNLTQDHSFLMMSVKNNMEVPQTGKDKKKARPVTKDRLINKMFPRGDSVIIVVRNPFEIDIIAVKPFFLQLTILPVS; encoded by the exons ATGAG CAAGGAGGCAAGAGTGAGGATTTGGAATTTAACGCAGGACCACTCGTTCTTGATGATGAGTGTCAAAAACAACATGGAG GTGCCACAAACTGGGAAAGACAAGAAAAAAGCCCGTCCTGTTACCAAAGACAGATTAATCAATAAGATGTTCCCCCGTGGAGATTCTGTAATCATTGTGGTCAGAAATCCTTTTGAGATAGACATAATAGCTGTGAAACCCTTTTTCCTACAACTTA